GCTACGAGTACGTGTCCAATTTCATGATAGGCAGTTACCTTTTTTTCTTCTTCAGAAATAATAAGGCTCTTTCTCTCCATGCCCATCATTACTTTATCTTTAGCTTCTTCGAAATCGTCCATACTAACTTTCTTTTTATTTTTCCGTGCAGCAAGTAAAGCTGCTTCGTTGACCATATTTGCAATTTCGGCACCAGCTAAACCCGGTGTTCCTTTAGCTAGTACTTCCAAATCAACATCTGAATCTAAAGGTATTCTTCTTGTATGTACTTTAAGGATTCCTTCACGTCCTTTAACATCGGGTCTATCAACAACTACTTGGCGATCGAATCTTCCGGGTCTTAATAATGCGGGGTCTAAAACATCGGGTCTATTTGTTGCAGCGATAATGATAACGCCGCTATTTTGCTCGAAGCCGTCCATTTCTACCAGAAGTTGATTTAGGGTTTGTTCGCGTTCGTCATGGCCGCCTCCTAATCCAGCGCCTCTATGTCTGCCAACAGCATCAATTTCATCAATAAAAATTATACATGGTGCATTTTTTTTACCTTGTTCAAATAAGTCACGTACACGGCTTGCGCCAACTCCAACAAACATTTCAACGAAATCCGCACCACTTATGGAAAAGAATGGTACTCCTGCCTCGCCGGCTACAGCTCTTGCAAGTAAAGTTTTTCCAGTTCCCGGAGGTCCTAATAGCAAAACTCCGCGTGGGATTTTACCTCCTAATCTTTGAAATTTACTTGGCTCTTTTAAGAACTCAATAATTTCTTCTAATTCTTGTTTAGCTTCATCAGCACCAGCAACATCCTTAAAAGTTACTTTAACAGCAGATTCGGAAATTAATTTTGCTCTACTTTTTCCAAAATTAAAAATGCCTTTAGTTCCACCGGCTCCAGCTTGCATCCTTCTCATAAAAAGAATCCATACGCCAAAAATTATAATCCAAGGTAACAATCCAATAAGAACAGTAAACCATTCATTAGATTCTTTTATGAAGGTATATTTAATTTGTTTTTCATTCCATATTTTAACTTGGTCTTGTATTATTGGGTCAACTAATGTAACCGATATGATTTTTACTGGGGTTAAAGTGCCATGAATATTTATGTTCTCTCTTTCTTTAAGAGTGCCTTCAAATCGATAATCATTAACATCTGTTTTATATATCTTAGCTTCACTTATTTTGTTTTCATTTAGGAGATTTTGATACACATCGTATGTTACTTCAACTGCACTGTTAGAGCTTGACTTCATAAATTGCATTACAATTACAGCTGCAACAATTACTGCGCCCCAGCTAAAGACGGTTCTAATAATTTTACCCCAATCAAAATCACCATCCGGCTTTTGAGGAGAATTAGACCCTTTTTTATTTGCCTTTGGATTATTGCCGTTGTTAGCATTGTTTGCCATATACCATTTATTTAGCTTTAAGTTCATCTAATAATTTTCCTTTATTCACTTAATACATAAATTGATCTTAAATTCCGATATTTTTGAGCGTAATCAAGTCCATAGCCGATTACAAATTTATTTGGAATCTTAAAACCAATATAATCAATTTTAACATCATATTTTAGACTATCAGGTTTAAGAAGTAAAGTAACCACTTTCATGCTTGCTGGTTTATGTTCCATAATTAATTCTTCAATATATTTTATTGATAAACCAGTGTCTACGATATCCTCAACAATTATAATGTGTCTATCTCTAATATCTGCGTTTAATTCTTTAACTAGTCTTACACGTCCGGATGAAATTTTTTCATCTCCATAACTAGAAAGTTTAAAAAAATCGATTTCACAATTAATATTTATATTTTTCATTAAATCTGACATAAAAATGAAAGAACCGTTCAATACTCCTATAAATATAGGAAGTTTTGAGCGATATTCATTAGAGATTTCTTTTCCTAATTCAGCATTTCTCTTTTGGATTTCTTCTTCGCTTAGAAAGGGTATAAATTTCTCATCACCAATCCATAATTCTTTTTCATTGTTATTTACGCTGTCCATAGTTTTATTATCTTTTTAGTTTTTGAATCAATCTTGTACCTATCGTCTATTCTTAAACCAACCACCCATACTATGTTGTTCCTATTAACAAGCACAGGCCATGTTTTTTTTTCTTTTGCAGGGATTTTTTGTTCGTTAAGAAAGTCAGATACTTTTTTAAGATTTTTCATTCCTAATGGAATGAATTTATCTCCCGCCTTCCAACAGCGCAAAACAAAATTTTCTTCAATTTTATCGCCCGAAATAAACTCTACTTTACCGTTAGAAGAAAAATCACCATTAAAATTTTTAGTTTCTTCTAAATGGATTTCTTTGCCATTAAAATTAACAGATTGTCCTATTTTTAATATTTGTTGCTGCTTATCTTTTTCTTGATTCTTATAGATTAAAATTTTATCTCTTTCTCTAAGGGCTATATAGTTGTTGCTCAAATTAATTTTTTTGCCTGTTTGTTTTTCAATTAAAGAAATTAATGCAACATGAACTTTGTATGAGAATTCTATTTTTAGTTTTTCTGTAAAAATTTTTTTTAGAATTTGGCCCAAGTGTTCTTTATCAATCTCATCCAATATTTTTAAGTAAATCGAAATTTCATTCTTTTTTATAACGATAAATTTATCAATTATTCTTTGAACGAGTGTTTCAAAAAGTTTAAGGTTTTCTTCTACTATTTTACTGCTTCTGAATAATGCACTTTCAAATGAGCTATTAATTTTGCTTTTAATTAATGGAACGATATTATTTCTGATAAAATTTCTTTTGTAGTCGTCCGTGATATTTGTACTGTCTATTCTATAATTAATTTTATGTTTGTCCAAATACTGGATAATTTCCTTTTTGCTTAAGCATAAGACTGGTCTAATTATATTTTCTCTTTTAATAGGAATACCAGCAATTCCGTTTATACCTGTGCCAGAAAATAAATTTAATAGGATAGTTTCAGCATTGTCATCGAGATTATGAGCGGTAAGAATTTTATTAAAGCCGTGTTTATCAGCATACTTTTGCAGGCTATCGTAACGTAATTTTCTTGCGGCTTGCTCAACAGATATTTTGTTTTTCTTTGCGTAAGCGCGAACGTTAACTTTAACAGATGAAAATTGTATAGATAAATCACTGCAAATTTTTTTGCAAAATTCCTCGTCGTTATCAGCCTCTTTCCCTCTCAATTTATGATTAACATGAAAAGCGGCAAGCTTTACATTAAATTTTTTTTTGTACTTGTTTAGGAAAAAAAGTGAAAAAATAGAATCTGGTCCGCCGCTAAGTGCAATCAAAATTGAATCACCCTTTTCTATTAGGCAATTATCATCAATAAACTTTAATACTTTTTGTTCTATAGACTTCATCAAACATTAATAATTTAGAGAATAGAAGATTGCGAAAAATCTATTTATTGAATTATTCAATTGACAAAATCTCAAATCTAATTATACCCGCTGGCACTTTGGCTTCTACAGTTTGTCCCACTTTAACACCCATCAATGCTTGTCCGACCGGTGATGATATGGAAATTTTTCCTTTTTCGAGGTCAGCTTCTTCTGGAGAAACTAATGTGTATCTAAATTTTTTCTTATTGTTCAAATTTAGCACTTCAAGAGTAGAGAGAATGTGGGACTGGTCTTTTGGCATGGCTGATAAATCTACAAGACGTGCCCTAGAAAGGATGTCTTCCAGTTTACTAATTTTCAGTTCGAGTAAACCCTGTTCCTCTTTTGCTGCGTCGTATTCTGCATTTTCCGAGAGGTCGCCATGAGAACGAGCCTCTGCAATTCTCTCTGCCATTTTTTTCCTGCCGTTGTTTTTTAGTTCTGCCAATTCTTTTTCCAATTCGTGCATTCTTTCCTTGCTTAGATATACAAAGTTGCTCACAGTAAAACTCTCCTTTTAGTGGATAAAAAAAATTGCCACTGTCCGTCAACAAAAGGACTGTGGCACTGAAAACTTAATGATTTTTAGAAAAGGATGCAATATTAATTCACAGTATATCTTACTAATTGTAATAACTCTTTAGAAATGCAATGAAATAAAATATGAAATTAGGGTTCACAAAAGTAATACTTCAAATAATATTCGATGAAGAACTTGTGCTTTATCACCTTATGAATTGAGTATTTTTAGAATACCACATATTGTTATTTATAAGTTTCATTGCAAAGAAACCATGAATAATTTATTTTTAGTATTAAATGATATCCCAAAAGGAATCATTGTACAAACAAATTACCAAAAGTAATTTTTAAAATAAGAGGTTGAAAATGAATTTTGATTTTACAGAAGAACAACTGATGATTCAGCAAACCGCGAGAGAATTTGCGGAATCCGAAATAGCGCCTTCAGCAGTTGAAAGAGACAAAAACGGAGAGTTCCCTAAGGAAATAGTAAAGAAATTAGGTGAACTTGGCTTTATGGGGATGATGGTTTCACCGGAATGGGATGGAGCCGGCTTGGATACTGTTTCTTATGTGCTTGCAATGATTGAAATAAGTAAAGTTGATGCTAGCGTAGGAGTAATAATGTCGGTTAATAACTCACTTGTTTGTTTTGGCATTGAAAAATATGGCAGCGATTATATCAAAAACAAATACTTGAGACCATTAGCTAAAGGTGAAAAGTTAGGTGCATTCGCACTTTCTGAACCTGAAGCCGGCAGCGATGCAACTCAACAACACACTTTAGCCCATAAAAACGGGAGTAAATGGGTTATTAATGGTATAAAAAATTGGATAACTAATGGTACAACTGCTGATTATTTTTTAGTTATGGCTCAGACTGACAGAGAAAAAGCACATCACGGTATAACAACATTTTTGGTTGAAAAGGGTACGCCTGGATTTGCTCATGGCATAAAGGAAGATAAACTAGGAATTAGAAGTTCTGATACCAGTTCATTAACTTTTGAAAATTGTGAAGTGCCTGAGGAAAATATAATTTGGGAAGTTGGGAAAGGTTTTAACTTTGCAATGGAAACATTAAACGGTGGAAGAATTGGTATAGCCGCTCAAGCAGTGGGCATTGCCGAAGCTTCTTTGGAAGCAGCTAAAAAATATTCTAAAGAACGTAAAGCATTTGGTACTCAAATAGCTAATCATCAAGCAATTCAATTTAAACTTGCTGATATGGCACTTAAAGTTGAAGCCGCAAAATTACTTACACTTCAAGCAGCAGCATTAAAAGATGCGGGTAAAAAATTTGTTAAAGAAGCTGCTATGGCTAAATTGTTCGCTTCTCAGATAGCCGTTGAATGTGCTCTTGAAGCTATTCAAATTCATGGCGGCTATGGTTATGTTAGAGAGTACCTTGTGGAAAGATTCCTCCGCGATGCTAAAATAACTGAAATTTATGAAGGTACATCAGAAATACAAAGAATTATAATAGCACGAGAATTGTTAAAAGATTAACTCTATTTCTAAAAACTATTAATTGCTTCATGAAAATTTTTATTTTGTTTTTTTCTCTTGCAGCTGCTGTTTATTCTCAGACAGACTGGGTAAGATGGAGCGGTAAAGAAATCTCTTATGAAATTAAAAATGATATTGGGAAAAATTATTCTATTGACTATTCAAATCTTGAGACGAAATTAATAAGTGCTGCAAAAAATATTTATTACTTCTTAATTTCTGATTTAGATGGCGATAACTGTCCATTTTACCCCACCTGTTCTAATTTTTTTGTTGCTTCCGTTAAAAGTACAAATCTGCTTCAGGGACTACTGATGTTTGTAGATAGATTTACCCGTGATGTTAATCCTGTTAAGGGAACAAATCATTACCCTTATTATATTACAGGAAAACTTTATGACCCTGTTTATAACTATACACTTGATTTTAGTAAAATAAAATATCAACCAGGTGGAATTATTATTGATGAATTTTCTGAAAATAGATAAAATCCATTTATACTCTTTGCTTACATTGTTGTCATTTCTCTTTTGTCCAATATTTACAGAGAATGTTTTTCCCCAAGCCCTAAAGGAAGACTTTTTTTCTCCATTGAATAGATTGAAATTTGCCAACTATCTCTTTTCTCAATCAGATTATTTAAGAGCAGCTGAAGAATATCGTGCCTTTCTTAAAGAGGAGTCAAACGATACGGCAAGATTTAAACTTGCTGAATCCTTATTAAATATTTCTCGTTTTAGTGAAGCAGCCGATCATTTTAAAGAAATTTTTTTTAATAGAGATTTAGGAGACTATGCTAAATTAGAATTTTATCGCTCATTGTTTTTAAGCAGAAATTATTCTTTTTTTAGACAAACTGTTAATCAGGAAAATTATTTGCCTGAAAAATTTTTATTAGAAGTAAAAAGATTAGGTGCAATTTCTTATTTTTTTGATAATATCTCGTTGCCCGACAGTACTGCCTTTTTACAGTATTTTATTAGTGACTCTGTTAAATCAAAAATAAAAGATTTTTATTTGCGGAAAAAATTTCCATCTTATAAAAGTCCCTTAAAAGCCTCTCTTTTATCAGCGGTTTTGCCAGGTTCAGGGAAAATTTATTCAGGTCAAATTAGTGATGGCATTACAGCATTTGTAGCAACAAGTATATTGACATTTTTAGCAATAGATAATTTTAATGCATCGCATAGATTTCGGGGCTGGCTTTTTAGTGGTCTTGCTCTGCTTAGCTATGCGGGAAACATTTATGGTTCGGCTGCTTCGGCTCAACTTTATAATGCAGAAATTAGGTTCAATCTCGATAAAGAAATAAAGTTGTATTTTGAAAAACGAAACTATTTTTTGCCATCAATTGATTTTATTAAATAAGGAACTGGTCTTTTGAAAGTTATTAATCAAAGCATATTTTTCTTAGTATTCATAGCTATATTCACTGATTTATTTTCCCAAAACAAATTGAAATTACAATTTGACTATGCAAATAAACTGTTCGCTGCACATCAATATTTTGATGCTATCACAGAATATAAACGATTACAATTTTTTGATACTGCAAAACAATACGCTTACCAAACAAATTATCAAATAGCTATGTGTTATAAATTGGGTGCTCATTTTGACAATGCTATAAAATATTTTTTTATTTCAGAGCAAAACGCGATTACAACCCAACAGAAATTTAATTCGAAGATTCAAATAATTAGGACCAATATACTAAGAAGAACAACAGAAGAAGCGCTACAATTATTGGATAGTCTCGATAATAATGTTCTGTATGATACAAAAAAAGACACAATTAATTATTGGCGCGGCTGGGCATTTATTTTTGCAAATGAATGGGAAAAAGCAGCAAATAGCTTCGCTAAAATAGATAATCAACATCCGCTAAAAATAATTTGCCAGCGTGTTGATAAAGAAAAATATTCAGTTACTTTTGCAAAGGTAATTTCTTATATTTTGCCTGGTGCGGGGCAAATTTATACGGGGCATATTTTATCTGGCTTGATGTCTTTAAGCTGGAATTTGCTTGCAGGTTATTGGACAGTTAATTCGTTCGTTTCAAATCGCATATTTGATGGCTTTGTAGTTGGTGATTTAGTATGGTTAAGATTTTATAGAGGCAATATTCAAAATGCAGAAAAGTTTGCTGTTCAAAAAAATATTGACATAGCAAATAAAACCCTTCGTTATCTGCAAACACAATATGAGGGTATTAAGCCATGAAGTTAAAAGAAGAAGAAATTAGAAAAATTACGCTCGATACTATTGCCGAATTAGGAGAGGATGCAACCCCAGAATTAGTAAAACAAAAAGTTAGAGAAAAAATTGAAAAACTTGCTGATAACAATATTTCTTTTTCTAAGCCTGATACTTCCTCTGGCCGAGTAATTTTAACTGCATTTGGCTTAAATAAACCAGGCATTGTTGCCGCTATTACAAAATCAATTGCTGAGTCCAACTGCGATATTCAGGATCTTTCACAAAAATTAATGGGTGATTTTTTTACAATGATTATGATAGTAGACCTTTCTACCTCGCCGAAAGATTTGAAAGCCTTGCAAGAAGAAATGGCTAAAGTTGCAGATGAATTAAAAATAAAAATTTATCTGCAACATGAAGATGTTTTTAAATATATGCACCGAATCTAAAATTAAATGTGCGTTAAAAAGTCTTGTTAATAAATTTTCAGTCTAAAACAAATTGTAGCCTGATATATGCCTTACGAATTTGAAGAAATAATTGAAACAATTCGAATGACCGAAATTGAACATTTCGATATTCGAACTGTTACATTAGGTATTAGTCTGCGTGATTGTTATGATAGAAATATTGAAATAGCAAAACAAAAAATTTATGATAAGATTTTGAAATATGGTAAGAATCACGTTAAACTTGCAAAAGAAGTAGAATCGCAATTTGGAATTTCAATTGCTAATAGGAGAATATCTGTTACACCAATTTCAATTCCTTTTGATTCGTTTGGTTATTATGAATTTATTGAAATAGCTAAAATTATGGATAAAGCTGCTGAAGAAATTGGGATTGATTATATCGCTGGCTTTTCGGCATTGGTTCAAAAAGGCATGACAAACGGAGAACGAGAATTGATTAAATCAATTCCCGATGCCATTTCTTCAACTAAAAGAGTTTGCTCAAGCGTTAACGTTGCATCTACTAAAGCTGGTATTAACATGGATGCGGTTCTAATGATGGCAGATGTTATTAAATCCACCGCAGAAAAAACAAAAGAAAATGACTCTATCGGCTGTGCTAAACTTGTTGTTTTTGCAAATGCTGTGGAAGATAACCCCTTTGTTGCCGGTGCTTTTCATGGGGTAAGTGAACCAGAGGTTGCGCTAAATGTTGGTATTAGTGGCCCTGGTGTAGTCTTAGATGCAATTAGAGAAGCTGGTAAGGTCGACCTTCAAATGCTTTCAGAAGTAATTAAAAAAACTATTTTCAAAATTACACGAGCTGGTGAACTAATCGGAAGAAAATTAGCTGAAAAGCTAAATGTAAGTTTTGGAATAGTCGATATTTCTTTAGCTCCAACTCCAGCAGAAGGAGATAGTATTGCGGAAATATTAAAAGCAATGGGAGTCGAAGATGTAGGAGCACCTGGCACCACTGCTGCTCTTGCGATGTTGAACGACTCTGTAAAAAAAGCTGGATTGATGGCAAGTTCTTCTGTCGGCGGCATGAGCGGCGCTTTTATCCCTGTAAGCGAAGATGCCGGCATGATTAAAGCTGCACAATTAGGCCATTTGACAATTGAAAAACTTGAAGCTATGACCGCTGTATGCTCGGTGGGACTGGATATGATTGCTGTTCCAGGTGATACATCATCTGCTACTATAGCTGGAATTATAGCTGATGAATGTGCTATCGGCGTGATAAATGATAAGACTACCGCCGTAAGAATAATACCGGCTTTTGGTAAAAAAGTCGGTGATTTCGTTGACTATGGCGGACTGCTAGGCAAAGCGCCTATAATGAAAGTGAGCCAACTTAGTTGTAATAACTTTGTTGGAAGAGGCGGCAGAATTCCTGCACCCTCGAGAAGTTTAACAAATTGAATCGGAATGATTTCTTGCTGAATTATATTTCCATAAAGGACAGTAAATTTTTTAATGAAAATTATTTGAGGAGGTATAATGAAAAATAAAGGAC
This genomic interval from Melioribacteraceae bacterium 4301-Me contains the following:
- a CDS encoding acyl-CoA dehydrogenase; the protein is MNFDFTEEQLMIQQTAREFAESEIAPSAVERDKNGEFPKEIVKKLGELGFMGMMVSPEWDGAGLDTVSYVLAMIEISKVDASVGVIMSVNNSLVCFGIEKYGSDYIKNKYLRPLAKGEKLGAFALSEPEAGSDATQQHTLAHKNGSKWVINGIKNWITNGTTADYFLVMAQTDREKAHHGITTFLVEKGTPGFAHGIKEDKLGIRSSDTSSLTFENCEVPEENIIWEVGKGFNFAMETLNGGRIGIAAQAVGIAEASLEAAKKYSKERKAFGTQIANHQAIQFKLADMALKVEAAKLLTLQAAALKDAGKKFVKEAAMAKLFASQIAVECALEAIQIHGGYGYVREYLVERFLRDAKITEIYEGTSEIQRIIIARELLKD
- a CDS encoding ACT domain-containing protein codes for the protein MKLKEEEIRKITLDTIAELGEDATPELVKQKVREKIEKLADNNISFSKPDTSSGRVILTAFGLNKPGIVAAITKSIAESNCDIQDLSQKLMGDFFTMIMIVDLSTSPKDLKALQEEMAKVADELKIKIYLQHEDVFKYMHRI
- the tilS gene encoding tRNA lysidine(34) synthetase TilS is translated as MKSIEQKVLKFIDDNCLIEKGDSILIALSGGPDSIFSLFFLNKYKKKFNVKLAAFHVNHKLRGKEADNDEEFCKKICSDLSIQFSSVKVNVRAYAKKNKISVEQAARKLRYDSLQKYADKHGFNKILTAHNLDDNAETILLNLFSGTGINGIAGIPIKRENIIRPVLCLSKKEIIQYLDKHKINYRIDSTNITDDYKRNFIRNNIVPLIKSKINSSFESALFRSSKIVEENLKLFETLVQRIIDKFIVIKKNEISIYLKILDEIDKEHLGQILKKIFTEKLKIEFSYKVHVALISLIEKQTGKKINLSNNYIALRERDKILIYKNQEKDKQQQILKIGQSVNFNGKEIHLEETKNFNGDFSSNGKVEFISGDKIEENFVLRCWKAGDKFIPLGMKNLKKVSDFLNEQKIPAKEKKTWPVLVNRNNIVWVVGLRIDDRYKIDSKTKKIIKLWTA
- the greA gene encoding transcription elongation factor GreA, which encodes MSNFVYLSKERMHELEKELAELKNNGRKKMAERIAEARSHGDLSENAEYDAAKEEQGLLELKISKLEDILSRARLVDLSAMPKDQSHILSTLEVLNLNNKKKFRYTLVSPEEADLEKGKISISSPVGQALMGVKVGQTVEAKVPAGIIRFEILSIE
- a CDS encoding tetratricopeptide repeat protein, coding for MNRLKFANYLFSQSDYLRAAEEYRAFLKEESNDTARFKLAESLLNISRFSEAADHFKEIFFNRDLGDYAKLEFYRSLFLSRNYSFFRQTVNQENYLPEKFLLEVKRLGAISYFFDNISLPDSTAFLQYFISDSVKSKIKDFYLRKKFPSYKSPLKASLLSAVLPGSGKIYSGQISDGITAFVATSILTFLAIDNFNASHRFRGWLFSGLALLSYAGNIYGSAASAQLYNAEIRFNLDKEIKLYFEKRNYFLPSIDFIK
- the yidD gene encoding membrane protein insertion efficiency factor YidD; protein product: MKIFILFFSLAAAVYSQTDWVRWSGKEISYEIKNDIGKNYSIDYSNLETKLISAAKNIYYFLISDLDGDNCPFYPTCSNFFVASVKSTNLLQGLLMFVDRFTRDVNPVKGTNHYPYYITGKLYDPVYNYTLDFSKIKYQPGGIIIDEFSENR
- the hpt gene encoding hypoxanthine phosphoribosyltransferase is translated as MDSVNNNEKELWIGDEKFIPFLSEEEIQKRNAELGKEISNEYRSKLPIFIGVLNGSFIFMSDLMKNININCEIDFFKLSSYGDEKISSGRVRLVKELNADIRDRHIIIVEDIVDTGLSIKYIEELIMEHKPASMKVVTLLLKPDSLKYDVKIDYIGFKIPNKFVIGYGLDYAQKYRNLRSIYVLSE
- a CDS encoding PFL family protein, with product MPYEFEEIIETIRMTEIEHFDIRTVTLGISLRDCYDRNIEIAKQKIYDKILKYGKNHVKLAKEVESQFGISIANRRISVTPISIPFDSFGYYEFIEIAKIMDKAAEEIGIDYIAGFSALVQKGMTNGERELIKSIPDAISSTKRVCSSVNVASTKAGINMDAVLMMADVIKSTAEKTKENDSIGCAKLVVFANAVEDNPFVAGAFHGVSEPEVALNVGISGPGVVLDAIREAGKVDLQMLSEVIKKTIFKITRAGELIGRKLAEKLNVSFGIVDISLAPTPAEGDSIAEILKAMGVEDVGAPGTTAALAMLNDSVKKAGLMASSSVGGMSGAFIPVSEDAGMIKAAQLGHLTIEKLEAMTAVCSVGLDMIAVPGDTSSATIAGIIADECAIGVINDKTTAVRIIPAFGKKVGDFVDYGGLLGKAPIMKVSQLSCNNFVGRGGRIPAPSRSLTN
- the ftsH gene encoding ATP-dependent zinc metalloprotease FtsH, which gives rise to MNLKLNKWYMANNANNGNNPKANKKGSNSPQKPDGDFDWGKIIRTVFSWGAVIVAAVIVMQFMKSSSNSAVEVTYDVYQNLLNENKISEAKIYKTDVNDYRFEGTLKERENINIHGTLTPVKIISVTLVDPIIQDQVKIWNEKQIKYTFIKESNEWFTVLIGLLPWIIIFGVWILFMRRMQAGAGGTKGIFNFGKSRAKLISESAVKVTFKDVAGADEAKQELEEIIEFLKEPSKFQRLGGKIPRGVLLLGPPGTGKTLLARAVAGEAGVPFFSISGADFVEMFVGVGASRVRDLFEQGKKNAPCIIFIDEIDAVGRHRGAGLGGGHDEREQTLNQLLVEMDGFEQNSGVIIIAATNRPDVLDPALLRPGRFDRQVVVDRPDVKGREGILKVHTRRIPLDSDVDLEVLAKGTPGLAGAEIANMVNEAALLAARKNKKKVSMDDFEEAKDKVMMGMERKSLIISEEEKKVTAYHEIGHVLVARMIPEADPVHKVTIIPRGRALGVTTYLPVDEKHTYSKEYLEAMITYALGGRAAEKIVFNRYTTGAGNDIEKATNIARKMVCEWGMSEKLGPLAYGAKEEEIFLGREITKHKDFSEKTAQEIDSEIKKIVVTCMERAENILKNNIDLLHKLSKELLEREILDSEEIEKIIKGEELPPVKRNGSKSDEKEIPEHVQKLIEEKKKRESEKQTNNAKDTSN